In the genome of Eggerthella sp. YY7918, one region contains:
- the alr gene encoding alanine racemase, with protein sequence MASDNLPNGFTGFSQRKPPGFVPASGIVGNDGRGAADMPAAASRSAGVGAMSAYEAAAATFGGGAQGAFQYARDHARPDAGAAQFDPDKLRMIPALDRRWSWTEIDLNAIRHNASTVKQHIGRGCRLMAVVKADAYGHGAVRCAKTALNSGAEYLGVATVNEAVELRENLVNAPILILSEPPLSAIPLLLAYKVMPSVYTPEFAIQYAEAADAFGLRAPYHLAVNTGMNRIGVRHDEVVAFMSQVSFHRALDLVGTFTHFATADSAETLDFQIQTKRFIEAISALRAAGVNPGIVHAANSAAAMRYPDVSFDMVRLGIGLYGLHPCSQTRSMIDLRPAMSVHARITDVRTVPMSEGVSYGMNYRSPGSVKICTIPIGYADGLRRGLSGRTDIIMEGQRCHQVGNICMDQCMFEVDLRVYGNRRRLDPQIGKEVLVVGREGDSIVTLDDLANVLGTINYEVAIGFGCSRMPRVYV encoded by the coding sequence ATGGCATCAGATAATCTTCCCAATGGGTTCACCGGATTCTCCCAGCGCAAGCCTCCTGGTTTTGTACCAGCTAGCGGCATTGTCGGTAACGACGGACGTGGAGCTGCCGATATGCCCGCTGCTGCGTCGCGCTCCGCGGGCGTTGGCGCGATGAGCGCCTATGAAGCTGCGGCTGCAACGTTCGGCGGCGGCGCACAAGGCGCATTCCAGTACGCGCGCGATCATGCGCGTCCCGATGCCGGGGCCGCACAGTTCGACCCCGACAAACTTCGTATGATTCCCGCGCTCGATCGGCGCTGGTCATGGACCGAGATCGACCTCAATGCCATTCGCCACAATGCAAGTACGGTCAAGCAGCATATCGGACGAGGGTGTCGTCTGATGGCAGTGGTGAAGGCAGACGCCTATGGCCACGGTGCAGTGCGCTGCGCCAAGACGGCGCTTAATTCCGGTGCGGAATATCTGGGTGTTGCAACGGTCAATGAGGCGGTGGAACTGCGTGAAAACTTGGTGAACGCGCCCATACTCATTCTGTCCGAACCGCCGTTGTCGGCTATCCCGCTGTTGTTGGCGTACAAGGTGATGCCGAGCGTATATACGCCTGAGTTTGCCATTCAGTATGCCGAAGCCGCCGATGCGTTTGGTTTGCGCGCACCCTATCATCTGGCGGTGAACACGGGCATGAATCGCATCGGCGTGCGCCACGATGAGGTGGTGGCGTTCATGAGCCAGGTGAGCTTCCATCGCGCGCTTGATCTTGTGGGTACGTTTACGCATTTTGCGACCGCCGATTCTGCCGAAACGCTCGACTTCCAAATTCAGACGAAGCGCTTTATCGAAGCGATTTCGGCGCTACGCGCGGCGGGCGTCAATCCGGGCATTGTGCATGCGGCCAATTCTGCTGCGGCTATGCGTTATCCGGATGTGAGTTTTGATATGGTGCGCCTTGGTATCGGGTTGTACGGTCTTCATCCCTGTTCGCAGACGCGTTCGATGATTGACCTTCGTCCTGCCATGAGCGTGCATGCGCGCATTACCGATGTGCGCACGGTGCCCATGAGTGAAGGCGTAAGCTACGGCATGAACTACCGCAGTCCCGGTAGTGTGAAAATCTGCACCATTCCCATTGGGTATGCTGATGGTTTGCGTCGGGGCCTTTCGGGGCGTACCGACATCATCATGGAGGGGCAGCGGTGTCATCAGGTGGGCAATATTTGCATGGACCAGTGTATGTTCGAGGTCGATTTGCGCGTCTATGGAAATCGTCGTCGGCTTGACCCGCAGATTGGTAAAGAAGTGCTGGTGGTGGGCCGCGAGGGCGACTCTATCGTCACGCTTGATGACTTGGCGAACGTGCTCGGCACCATCAACTACGAGGTGGCCATTGGGTTTGGCTGCTCGCGCATGCCGCGCGTATACGTGTAA
- a CDS encoding uracil-DNA glycosylase family protein: MPKPHIPLDEIRAQVQACHKCTLADGRTQTVFGVGNPAARVMIVGEAPGKNEDLQGEPFVGAAGKYLNELLAVAGLTRDDVFIANVLKCRPPGNRDPRPEEIELCTPYLREQTRTIDPEFIVTLGNFATKFILKTEVGITRLHGSVQRAGKFKVFPIFHPAAALYDGSKREALENDFATLGQLLHESDAAHEAAAAAPAATPEPAEPEAPAVEQPHLL, translated from the coding sequence ATGCCCAAACCGCATATTCCGTTGGACGAAATTCGCGCGCAGGTACAAGCGTGCCATAAATGCACGCTTGCGGATGGCCGTACGCAGACCGTGTTTGGTGTGGGAAACCCCGCAGCGCGTGTCATGATTGTGGGCGAGGCGCCGGGCAAGAACGAAGATCTGCAAGGTGAGCCCTTCGTGGGCGCTGCGGGTAAGTACCTGAACGAACTGCTCGCGGTGGCGGGGCTGACCCGCGACGACGTGTTTATCGCCAATGTGCTGAAATGCCGACCGCCGGGAAACCGCGATCCGCGTCCCGAAGAAATTGAGCTCTGCACGCCCTATCTGCGTGAACAGACGCGCACCATCGATCCCGAGTTCATCGTAACGCTGGGAAACTTTGCGACAAAGTTCATCCTAAAAACTGAGGTTGGTATCACGCGACTCCATGGTTCCGTGCAGCGTGCTGGCAAATTCAAGGTGTTTCCCATTTTTCATCCCGCTGCCGCGCTCTATGACGGTTCGAAGCGCGAGGCGCTTGAAAACGACTTTGCTACCCTCGGTCAGCTTCTGCATGAAAGCGATGCCGCGCACGAGGCCGCTGCAGCAGCACCTGCTGCGACACCCGAGCCGGCCGAACCTGAGGCCCCAGCTGTCGAACAGCCGCATCTTCTGTAG
- a CDS encoding sulfide/dihydroorotate dehydrogenase-like FAD/NAD-binding protein, giving the protein MYPIERVEALNPEVTRMVVRAPEVARKIKPGQFIMLRIDERGERIPLTMNDCDPQAGTITLIFQAVGATTMRLAKMRAGDALMDLAGPLGNPTELFGAKRACVIGGGLGTAIAYPQAKWLYEHGCEVDVITGFRTADLVLLEDEINAHSTRQIIMTDDGSNGNKGLVTQALQQRIDEGADYDLVLAVGPVIMMKFVAATTKPYGIRTFVSMNPLMIDGTGMCGGCRVKVGDEYLHACVDGPDFDGHLVDFDDAMHRGVMYRTFETAAREGRECGERKEA; this is encoded by the coding sequence GTGTATCCCATCGAACGAGTTGAAGCATTAAATCCTGAGGTCACCCGCATGGTTGTGCGAGCACCCGAAGTCGCACGGAAAATCAAGCCCGGTCAGTTCATTATGCTGCGGATCGACGAGCGCGGCGAACGCATTCCCCTCACCATGAACGATTGCGATCCGCAGGCGGGCACCATCACGCTTATCTTTCAGGCGGTGGGGGCGACCACGATGCGTCTTGCGAAGATGCGTGCGGGCGATGCGCTTATGGATCTTGCGGGACCGCTGGGCAATCCTACCGAACTTTTTGGCGCGAAACGGGCATGCGTTATCGGGGGCGGACTGGGGACGGCTATCGCGTATCCCCAGGCGAAATGGCTCTATGAGCACGGATGCGAGGTGGATGTGATCACGGGTTTTCGCACCGCCGACCTCGTGTTGCTGGAAGACGAGATAAACGCTCACTCCACGCGCCAGATCATCATGACCGACGATGGCTCCAACGGCAACAAGGGCCTCGTCACCCAAGCGCTTCAGCAACGTATCGACGAGGGCGCCGACTATGATCTTGTGCTGGCGGTGGGTCCCGTCATCATGATGAAGTTTGTGGCTGCCACCACGAAACCGTACGGTATCAGGACATTCGTGAGCATGAATCCGCTCATGATTGACGGCACGGGTATGTGCGGCGGTTGTCGCGTGAAGGTGGGCGATGAGTATTTGCACGCCTGCGTGGACGGACCGGACTTCGACGGCCATCTGGTTGATTTCGACGATGCGATGCACCGCGGCGTCATGTATCGCACCTTTGAGACGGCGGCGCGCGAAGGGCGCGAATGCGGCGAGCGGAAGGAGGCTTAA
- a CDS encoding CorA family divalent cation transporter — translation MTRKYVLEGPLTAVPADKVLDPSAPVVIALSPQEFVDLGFGIDAMHAMLEELTTVENTYLDVFPDCLLGSFAVPNKNHVLGDPVCFAFYLDKSHLVFLDEDDTCARLLDLIAEQGYVKEPTVAHCLFEFMKLLVKDDLDFLAELEDKMEDVEEAIIDRGMEGASRQMLSFRRKLLRIDTYYQQLVDMASSIAENENKLLTHEETRLFLVFERQAERLLKRSLTLKEYSLQLRELYQTQIDIKQNDTMQFFTVITTLFAPLTLITSWFGMNFANMPGLDWSWGYYAVIGVSLVIVIFELIIFKRKNWL, via the coding sequence ATGACAAGGAAATATGTGCTTGAAGGTCCGTTAACGGCGGTACCTGCCGACAAAGTCCTCGATCCCTCCGCTCCTGTTGTGATAGCGCTTTCCCCGCAGGAGTTTGTCGACCTCGGTTTCGGCATCGATGCCATGCATGCAATGCTTGAGGAACTGACCACCGTCGAAAACACCTACCTTGATGTGTTTCCCGATTGTCTGCTGGGTTCTTTCGCCGTCCCCAACAAGAATCACGTGTTGGGCGACCCCGTATGTTTCGCCTTCTATCTGGATAAAAGCCATCTTGTTTTCCTTGACGAGGACGACACCTGCGCTCGTTTGCTCGATCTCATTGCAGAACAGGGCTATGTGAAGGAACCTACCGTTGCACACTGCCTCTTTGAGTTTATGAAACTGCTGGTAAAAGACGATCTGGATTTTCTGGCAGAGCTCGAGGACAAAATGGAGGATGTGGAAGAGGCCATCATCGACCGCGGTATGGAGGGTGCCAGCCGCCAGATGCTTTCGTTTCGGCGAAAACTTTTGCGCATCGATACGTACTATCAACAGCTGGTCGATATGGCAAGCAGCATCGCTGAAAACGAGAACAAGCTGCTCACCCACGAAGAAACGCGTCTGTTTTTGGTGTTCGAACGTCAGGCCGAGCGTCTGCTGAAGCGCTCCCTCACCCTCAAAGAATACAGCCTGCAACTGCGCGAGCTTTACCAAACCCAAATCGACATCAAGCAGAACGACACCATGCAGTTCTTCACCGTGATCACGACGCTGTTTGCTCCCCTTACGCTTATCACAAGCTGGTTTGGCATGAACTTCGCGAACATGCCCGGTCTCGATTGGAGTTGGGGCTATTACGCGGTCATCGGCGTATCGCTTGTCATTGTGATCTTCGAACTCATCATCTTCAAGCGCAAAAACTGGCTCTAG
- a CDS encoding LuxR family transcriptional regulator: MAHTTTKARGFAHVSSWGYACFLTVNATSIWGGVFPFLPMEFQTAEITLTFFLAQALAFGGAFVVSMLGAYYFPHEARRMLVSLSALLIFFGSACLIAAMYVTVATLVLVAGGGVMLGIGCAGMFMMWQRYFASLPPAAGNLRLMVGTAFAPLIYFALYLVPIALTAFLIPLVFVPLCGLCIALSVREMRVDQPMFEDIPRQHPRVYRQAISDYWRSALCVGSLAFASGVIRGIALLHEEISMVVNSASMLGSLISAAVLLVLWYRMSFRFGLTSVFRVVYPLLITGFLLLPFLGAGYLNLFAAATYMVFSLVQMLMMMQCAQISRDRGINPVFIYGFFGGVAYIMQSVGFLLGWLSDFVTMDGSEWLFFVAMVSSWVLGLTLLAASGTLFKPLVSKGTVTVDPIEFLLLERSEDDANDERMTGEGTEEREAATKSAKPAKSTNKRRRNRPSASEDAGLIRDRTSKQCLMLQEAYGLSSRETEVMELIARGNSMASIAERLIISENTVRTHAKHIYTKLDIHKRQELLDMLHDLDG; the protein is encoded by the coding sequence ATGGCACATACAACGACAAAGGCGCGTGGGTTTGCTCACGTGTCAAGTTGGGGCTATGCATGCTTCCTCACTGTGAACGCGACCTCTATTTGGGGCGGCGTTTTTCCGTTTTTGCCTATGGAATTCCAGACGGCCGAAATCACTCTCACGTTCTTTTTGGCTCAGGCGCTTGCGTTTGGCGGTGCGTTCGTCGTCAGCATGCTGGGTGCGTACTATTTTCCCCATGAAGCGCGACGTATGTTGGTATCGCTGAGCGCACTTCTCATATTTTTTGGGTCCGCCTGTCTTATTGCGGCCATGTACGTTACCGTGGCGACGCTCGTGCTTGTTGCCGGCGGCGGCGTGATGTTGGGAATAGGGTGTGCCGGCATGTTTATGATGTGGCAGCGCTACTTTGCTTCACTTCCGCCTGCTGCAGGTAATCTACGACTCATGGTAGGTACGGCGTTTGCGCCGCTTATCTACTTTGCTTTGTATTTGGTGCCTATCGCGCTGACCGCATTTCTCATTCCGCTTGTGTTTGTGCCACTGTGCGGCCTCTGCATTGCGCTTTCGGTGCGAGAGATGCGCGTGGATCAGCCCATGTTCGAAGACATACCGCGCCAACATCCGCGCGTATACAGGCAGGCGATCTCCGACTACTGGCGCAGTGCGTTGTGCGTGGGGTCGCTTGCCTTTGCCAGCGGCGTGATTCGCGGCATTGCGCTTCTGCATGAAGAAATTAGCATGGTGGTGAACAGCGCGTCGATGTTGGGGTCTCTCATATCGGCGGCGGTGCTGTTGGTGCTGTGGTACCGCATGAGCTTTCGTTTTGGACTGACCTCGGTGTTTCGCGTGGTATACCCACTGCTGATTACCGGGTTTTTGTTGCTGCCGTTCTTGGGGGCGGGCTATCTGAACCTCTTTGCCGCGGCGACCTATATGGTGTTTTCGCTCGTGCAGATGCTCATGATGATGCAGTGCGCCCAGATATCGCGCGACCGCGGTATCAACCCGGTGTTCATCTACGGTTTCTTCGGCGGTGTGGCCTACATCATGCAAAGCGTCGGATTTTTGTTGGGGTGGTTGAGCGATTTTGTGACGATGGATGGAAGCGAGTGGCTGTTCTTTGTGGCGATGGTGTCCAGCTGGGTGTTGGGGCTGACCTTGCTCGCGGCATCCGGTACGCTGTTTAAGCCGCTTGTGTCGAAGGGTACCGTGACGGTTGATCCCATCGAATTTTTGCTGCTGGAGCGAAGCGAGGATGACGCGAATGACGAGCGCATGACGGGCGAAGGCACTGAGGAGCGCGAGGCTGCCACGAAGTCCGCAAAACCCGCGAAGTCAACCAACAAGCGGCGGCGCAATCGCCCTTCTGCCTCCGAGGATGCAGGTCTTATTCGCGACCGCACGTCAAAGCAGTGTCTCATGCTGCAGGAAGCATATGGCTTGTCGTCGCGCGAGACCGAGGTCATGGAGCTTATCGCGCGCGGCAACAGCATGGCCAGCATTGCTGAGCGTCTTATCATCAGCGAAAACACCGTGCGCACTCACGCAAAGCACATCTATACGAAGCTGGATATTCACAAGCGCCAAGAACTGCTTGACATGCTGCACGATCTGGATGGATAA